Proteins encoded together in one Ochotona princeps isolate mOchPri1 unplaced genomic scaffold, mOchPri1.hap1 HAP1_SCAFFOLD_4374, whole genome shotgun sequence window:
- the LOC131479184 gene encoding uncharacterized protein LOC131479184 translates to MDLPLNPPPTVRVDTAEAAAAEAAEPTPSSENKHTDDVTITQPLRETSFLSKRHSHEKTELAEAQAAASKFTAPHVVYIPHREEHTAAHKLHSVHVNACGNNSTSGNTKSSSSSSGSASDRNRSGNNKRTRKETNSTSLNHNTRSFLAAATTTLTSSRSSSSNCSCDGHSSSSSSQSDNLIIDSDNGRNGFCEDGTRRRNGNSDSTTNSNPSSTCSRHMYDSGHNSCSGNISCHRYKSRSNSKGTSSTSEHTSRSNVSTGCIRSDNTVKRSSSSSSDDSSVNSAKCSSSNCSDNAKTQNNNREGNRSSSNTNSSTSGSRSSIFNYEAFSRLLFFLLPSISCSISNRFHCHIIVIIIIIGLFSCFFSSRCLSQATSNEKRNSSSRRERSSNGSGKSKLNSSISRSSSSSSSKRKVSRGSRSRTTSSSA, encoded by the exons ATGGACTTGCCATTAAACCCACCACCCACAGTACGTGTAGATACTGCAGAAgccgcagcagcagaagcagcagagccaACACCCTCTTCAGAAAACAAACATACAGACGACGTCACAATTACACAGCCACTTAGAGAAACGTCGTTTTTGTCAAAAAGACACAGCCACGAAAAGACCGAATTAGCAGAAGCACAAGCAGCAGCATCAAAATTTACAGCACCACATGTAGTATATATACCGCATAGAGAGGAACATACAGCAGCGCACAAACTGCACAGTGTGCACGTGAACGCATGCGGGAACAACAGCACCAGTGGCAACacgaagagcagcagcagcagtagtggtaGTGCTAGCGACCGCAACAGAAGTGGCAACAACAAACGAACGCGCAAGGAGACCAACAGTACTTCCCTCAATCACAATACTAGAAGTTTTCtcgctgctgctactactactctTACTAGTAGTAGAAGTAGCAGCAGCAACTGTAGCTGTGATGgtcatagtagtagtagtagtagtcaaaGCGACAATCTTATCATTGACAGCGACAACGGCAGGAATGGCTTCTGCGAGGACGGTACCAGACGTAGAAACGGCAATAGCGACAGTACGACTAACAGCAACCCCAGTAGTACTTGCAGCAGGCACATGTACGatagcggccacaacagctgcagtggCAATATTAGTTGTCATAGATACAAATCTCGCTCAAATAGCAAAGGCACCAGCAGCACCAGTGAGCACACCAGTAGAAGTAATGTAAGTACAGGCTGCATCCGCTCGGACAACACTGTGAAacgcagcagcagtagcagcagcgacGATAGCAGCGTCAACAGCGCCAAATGCAGCAGTAGTAATTGTAGTGACAATGCGA AGACGCAGAATAACAACAGAGAAGGCAATCGCAGTAGCAGCAACACCAATAGCAGCACCAGCGGCAGCAGAAGTAGTATCTTCAACTATGAAGCCTTCTCTCGATTACTCTTCTTCCTCTTGCCCTCaattagctgcagcatcagcaacaGATTCCACTGCCAcatcatcgtcatcatcatcatcatcggtCTATTCTCCTGTTTCTTCTCTTCCAGATGTCTCTCACAAGCCACTAGCAACGAAAaacgcaacagcagcagcaggagggaaaGGAGCAGTAACGGCAGCGGCAAAAGCAAACTCAACAGCAGCATCAGTagaagcagtagcagcagcagcagcaaacgcAAAGTCAGTAGGGGGAGTCGAAGCAGAACCACCAGCAGCAGCGCCTGA